From the genome of Streptomyces sp. NBC_01116, one region includes:
- the aroC gene encoding chorismate synthase has protein sequence MSRLRWLTAGESHGPALVATLEGLPAGVPITTEMVAEALARRRLGYGRGARMKFEKDEVTFLGGVRHGLTMGSPVAVMVGNTEWPKWEQVMSADPVDPDELSQLARNAPLTRPRPGHADLAGMQKYGFDEARPVLERASARETAARVALGAVARSYLKETAGIEIVSHVVELAAAKAPYGVVPVPADVEKLDADPVRCLDADASKAMVAEIDQAHKDGDTLGGVVEVLAYGVPVGLGSHVHWDRRLDARLAAALMGIQAIKGVEVGDGFELARVPGSKAHDEIVATEDGIRRTSGRSGGTEGGLTTGELLRVRAAMKPIATVPRALATVDVVTGEATKAHHQRSDVCAVPAAGIVAEAMVALVLADAVAEKFGGDSVPETHRNVRSYLDHLQIR, from the coding sequence TTGAGCAGGTTGCGCTGGCTGACCGCGGGGGAGTCGCACGGCCCCGCACTGGTGGCGACGCTGGAGGGCCTTCCCGCCGGCGTCCCGATCACCACGGAGATGGTGGCGGAGGCGCTGGCCCGGCGACGGCTCGGTTACGGCCGCGGCGCGCGGATGAAGTTCGAGAAGGACGAGGTCACCTTCCTCGGCGGCGTACGCCACGGCCTCACCATGGGCTCCCCGGTCGCCGTCATGGTCGGCAACACCGAGTGGCCCAAGTGGGAGCAGGTCATGTCGGCCGACCCGGTCGACCCCGACGAGCTGTCCCAGCTGGCCCGCAACGCTCCGCTGACCCGCCCCCGGCCCGGCCACGCCGACCTCGCGGGGATGCAGAAGTACGGCTTCGACGAGGCCCGCCCGGTCCTGGAGCGCGCCAGCGCCCGGGAGACCGCCGCGCGCGTGGCCCTCGGGGCCGTCGCCCGCTCCTACCTCAAGGAGACCGCGGGCATCGAGATCGTCAGCCATGTCGTCGAGCTGGCCGCCGCCAAGGCGCCGTACGGGGTCGTTCCCGTCCCCGCCGACGTCGAGAAGCTGGACGCCGACCCGGTCCGCTGCCTGGACGCCGACGCGTCCAAGGCGATGGTGGCCGAGATCGACCAGGCCCACAAGGACGGCGACACCCTCGGCGGAGTCGTCGAGGTGCTGGCGTACGGCGTGCCCGTCGGGCTCGGCTCGCACGTGCACTGGGACCGGCGCCTGGACGCCCGGCTCGCCGCGGCCCTCATGGGCATCCAGGCCATCAAGGGTGTCGAGGTCGGCGACGGCTTCGAGCTGGCCCGGGTCCCCGGCTCCAAGGCGCACGACGAGATCGTCGCCACCGAGGACGGCATCAGGCGCACCTCGGGCCGTTCCGGCGGTACCGAGGGCGGTCTCACCACCGGTGAGCTGCTGCGCGTCCGCGCCGCGATGAAGCCCATCGCGACCGTGCCGCGCGCCCTGGCCACCGTGGACGTCGTCACCGGCGAGGCCACCAAGGCCCACCACCAGCGCTCCGACGTCTGCGCCGTCCCGGCCGCGGGCATCGTCGCGGAGGCCATGGTCGCCCTCGTCCTGGCCGACGCGGTCGCGGAGAAGTTCGGCGGCGACAGCGTCCCCGAGACCCACCGCAACGTCCGGTCGTACCTCGACCACCTCCAGATCCGATGA
- a CDS encoding shikimate dehydrogenase produces the protein MSEPRRAAVLGSPITHSLSPVLHRAAYAELGLDDWSYDRFEVDEAALPGFVAGLDASWAGLSLTMPLKRAVIPLLDEISATAASVEAVNTVVFTEDGRRVGDNTDIPGMIAALRERGIDKVDSAAVLGAGATASSALAALSAVCAGPVTAYVRGPGRAEEMRAWGERLGVDVVIADWADAAAALAAPLVVATTPAGATDALAGSVPTAPGILFDVLYEPWPTALAAAWSAHGGAVVGGLDLLVHQALLQVEQMTGRVPAPLAAIRQAGEAALAAR, from the coding sequence GTGAGTGAGCCTCGCCGGGCCGCCGTCCTCGGCTCGCCCATCACCCACTCCCTCTCCCCGGTCCTGCACCGCGCCGCGTATGCCGAGCTGGGCCTCGACGACTGGTCCTACGACCGGTTCGAGGTCGACGAGGCGGCGTTGCCGGGCTTCGTCGCGGGGCTGGACGCCTCCTGGGCCGGGCTGTCGCTGACCATGCCGCTCAAGCGGGCGGTCATCCCGCTGCTCGACGAGATCAGCGCGACGGCCGCATCGGTGGAGGCCGTCAACACGGTCGTGTTCACCGAGGACGGCCGGCGGGTCGGCGACAACACCGACATCCCCGGCATGATCGCCGCCCTCCGGGAGCGCGGCATCGACAAGGTCGACTCCGCGGCGGTCCTCGGCGCCGGAGCCACCGCCTCCTCCGCGCTCGCCGCACTCTCCGCGGTCTGCGCCGGACCCGTGACGGCGTACGTGCGCGGCCCCGGGCGCGCGGAGGAGATGCGGGCCTGGGGAGAGCGGCTCGGCGTCGACGTGGTGATCGCCGACTGGGCGGACGCCGCAGCGGCACTGGCCGCGCCGCTCGTCGTCGCCACCACCCCGGCCGGCGCCACCGACGCCCTGGCCGGATCGGTGCCGACGGCCCCGGGCATCCTCTTCGACGTGCTGTACGAGCCGTGGCCCACCGCGCTCGCCGCCGCCTGGTCGGCGCACGGCGGGGCCGTCGTCGGCGGACTCGACCTCCTCGTGCACCAGGCGCTGCTCCAGGTCGAGCAGATGACCGGCCGTGTCCCGGCACCGCTGGCCGCCATACGCCAGGCCGGAGAAGCCGCGCTCGCGGCCCGCTGA